Proteins encoded in a region of the Candidatus Methylomirabilota bacterium genome:
- a CDS encoding response regulator, whose translation MPALVMAIVTTLGIGFLVYDGSQDMMALGAVAAVGAIGIGLIFWARSGAAAEAGRLRAAANVRDTRMSSLQAEVERLRDDLVQASAKQRETDERARTAATTAAERQKQHESAMRESRAELERARRELELARRQATQTAAAPAPAAPPPVSAAPSLAPAAPPAPRPTPPAAAPPAPPRPAAAPAPPPAPPKPAAAPAAPPAPPKPAPAPTAPPRPTAPPPPAPVVERPAPEPAVAAPPMVKREPDPPAGAAVGTVLLVDDDPSFLFVAANILRPAGFRVIEAESGQAALDQAGAQAAQIDLLVTDMMMAGMNGRQLAQRFTKLRPGVRVLYVSGIVDEGSAREAIEGEEADFLAKPFEADAFIAKVRDLSRARR comes from the coding sequence ATGCCCGCACTCGTCATGGCCATCGTCACCACTCTCGGGATCGGCTTCCTCGTCTACGACGGAAGCCAGGACATGATGGCGCTCGGGGCCGTCGCGGCGGTCGGCGCCATCGGCATCGGCCTGATCTTCTGGGCGCGCAGCGGGGCCGCCGCCGAGGCCGGCAGGCTCCGGGCCGCCGCGAACGTGCGCGACACTCGCATGAGCAGCCTGCAGGCGGAGGTCGAGCGGCTCCGCGACGACCTCGTGCAGGCCAGCGCGAAGCAGCGCGAGACCGATGAGCGTGCGCGCACCGCCGCCACCACCGCCGCCGAGCGCCAGAAGCAGCACGAGAGCGCGATGCGCGAGAGCCGCGCCGAGCTGGAGCGTGCGCGCAGAGAGCTCGAACTGGCGCGCCGCCAGGCCACGCAGACCGCCGCGGCGCCCGCCCCTGCCGCGCCGCCGCCCGTTTCCGCCGCCCCATCTCTGGCGCCCGCGGCGCCGCCCGCGCCCCGCCCCACGCCGCCGGCGGCCGCACCACCCGCACCGCCGAGGCCGGCTGCCGCCCCCGCCCCACCGCCCGCACCGCCGAAGCCGGCTGCCGCCCCCGCCGCGCCACCCGCACCGCCGAAGCCGGCGCCCGCCCCCACCGCGCCGCCACGCCCGACGGCACCGCCGCCGCCCGCGCCCGTGGTCGAGCGCCCCGCGCCGGAGCCCGCGGTCGCCGCGCCGCCCATGGTCAAGCGCGAGCCCGATCCTCCGGCCGGCGCGGCAGTGGGCACCGTGCTCCTGGTGGACGACGATCCGAGCTTTCTCTTCGTCGCGGCCAACATCCTGCGCCCCGCCGGCTTCCGCGTGATCGAGGCGGAGAGCGGCCAGGCGGCGCTGGATCAAGCAGGTGCCCAGGCGGCCCAGATCGACCTCCTGGTCACGGACATGATGATGGCGGGCATGAACGGGCGGCAGCTCGCCCAGCGGTTCACCAAGCTGCGTCCCGGGGTGCGCGTGCTCTACGTGTCGGGCATCGTGGACGAGGGCAGCGCGCGCGAGGCCATCGAGGGCGAGGAGGCGGACTTCCTCGCCAAGCCCTTCGAGGCCGACGCCTTCATCGCGAAGGTGCGCGACCTGAGCCGCGCCCGCCGCTGA